One window of the Torulaspora delbrueckii CBS 1146 chromosome 6, complete genome genome contains the following:
- the VPS34 gene encoding phosphatidylinositol 3-kinase VPS34 (similar to Saccharomyces cerevisiae VPS34 (YLR240W); ancestral locus Anc_8.401), which translates to MPSSSVTFCDSQDLGIPLRIKIKSLDGRKPLLKPSQRILKPSLSQISSNVLAVSDMIVSVQVFDRESDRILTIPTYTLYVPFKNGRKWNQWLTLPIFLNQLNLSSRLRIILWEFNGTNKIPFFQLETSVFNDDNSLKRGQEALKFQYDVSNSGSEVRDDRVLDCLNKYYQGEIRKIEWLDAITIPDMQKAVDGRSWPIGTFVLNIEFPVFELPVVLTEKTYLSVQQNIPTVHNFEQSNETTDHMKAEPRMIIPLGNKTNSTLKFYDPDQFNSNPIEEKYRRLERASKRSNLDKQVKPDIKKRDYLKKIINYPPGTQLTAHEKGSIWKYRYYLMTNKKALTKLLQSTNLNEETERTEVLELMDSWAEIDIDDAIELLGSDYKNISVRAYAVNRLKKASEKELELYLLQLVQAVCFESLSTFSDKSNSEFTIVDVTPSQALPPSLSATQSKKMASTVNATDAEDPAIVISPLAEFLIRRAIINPRLGNFFYWYLKSESEDNPYLNQIIDSFWSRLSKDRRMVLHNQIVLVDLLRDFCEQIKRLKDTTAKKMELLAHLLTTRLRTLLRSQPICLPLDPDVVVVDVVPEMSKVFKSSLSPLKITFKTSSGDLYPLMYKVGDDLRQDQLVVQIISLMNEMLMNENVDAKLLPYHIIATGPHEGAIQFIPNDTMANILSVHHGILPFLKSHYPDDKQDLGVQSWVMDNFVKSCAGYCVITYLLGVGDRHLDNLLITPDGHFFHADFGYILGQDPKPFPPLMKLPPQIIEAFGGAQSPNYNKFRSYCFVVYSILRRNAGLILNLFDLMKTSNIPDIRIDPEGAVLKVKERFNLDLSEEEATVYFQNLINDSVNALLPIVIDHLHNLAQYWRA; encoded by the coding sequence ATGCCGTCCAGTAGTGTCACATTTTGTGACTCCCAGGATCTTGGGATTCCGCTGCGAATTAAGATAAAGTCCCTTGATGGTCGAAAACCGCTCCTGAAACCATCTCAAAGGATCTTGAAACCATCATTATCgcaaatatcatcaaatgttTTAGCCGTGAGTGATATGATAGTCTCCGTTCAGGTTTTTGACAGGGAAAGTGATCGAATTTTAACCATTCCCACATACACGTTGTATGtacctttcaaaaatggcaGGAAATGGAACCAATGGCTCACTCTGCCAATTTTTCTCAATCAGCTTAATCTTTCGAGCAGACTTCGCATTATTCTATGGGAATTTAATGGCACGAACAAGATACCCTTTTTCCAACTGGAGACGTCTGTATTCAACGATGATAATTCACTGAAGAGAGGCCAAGAGGCTTTGAAATTCCAATACGATGTATCGAATAGTGGCTCCGAAGTGAGAGATGATCGAGTGTTAGATTGCCTCAACAAATACTATCAAGGTGAAATTAGGAAGATTGAATGGTTAGATGCGATTACAATTCCAGATATGCAAAAAGCTGTTGACGGGAGAAGCTGGCCAATCGGCACATTTGTTCTGAACATCGAATTTCCAGTCTTTGAGCTACCAGTGGTTTTAACAGAGAAGACTTATCTTTCCGTTCAGCAAAACATCCCCACAGTACACAATTTTGAGCAGAGTAATGAAACAACCGACCATATGAAGGCAGAACCACGAATGATAATTCCGCTTGGAAACAAAACCAACtcaactttgaaattctaTGATCCAGATCAATTCAATAGTAATCCCATTGAGGAAAAGTACAGAAGGCTAGAGAGAGCTTCGAAAAGATCTAATTTGGATAAACAAGTTAAACctgatatcaagaaaagagaTTATCTGAAAAAGATAATAAACTATCCACCTGGTACTCAGCTAACCGCTCACGAGAAAGGATCCATATGGAAGTACAGGTATTATCTCATGACTAATAAGAAGGCATTGACTAAATTACTCCAAAGTACcaatttgaatgaagaaaccGAGAGAACAGAAGTGTTGGAGCTGATGGATTCCTGGGCAGAAATTGACATCGATGATGCAATCGAGCTTCTAGGTTCCGATTACAAGAATATATCAGTTAGAGCTTATGCAGTGAATCGACTGAAGAAGGCATCTGAGAAGGAGTTGGAGCTATATCTATTACAATTAGTGCAAGCAGTTTGTTTCGAGAGTCTCTCCACCTTTTCGGACAAATCGAATAGTGAGTTTACTATTGTAGATGTTACACCTTCTCAGGCCTTACCACCTTCACTATCGGCGACACAGAGCAAAAAAATGGCAAGCACTGTCAATGCCACTGATGCTGAAGACCCAGCAATAGTGATATCACCACTAGCAGAGTTTCTAATCAGGCGTGCTATTATCAACCCTCGTTTGGGCAATTTCTTCTATTGGTATCTCAAGTCTGAGTCGGAGGATAATCCATACCTAAACCAAATCATCGATTCTTTCTGGAGTAGATTGAGTAAAGATCGTAGAATGGTGCTGCACAACCAAATCGTGCTGGTAGATTTGTTAAGAGACTTTTGCGAGCAGATTAAGAGGCTGAAGGACACCACAGCGAAGAAAATGGAGCTTTTAGCTCACCTTCTGACCACAAGGCTGAGGACTCTTCTGCGATCCCAACCAATATGCTTGCCTTTAGATCCTGACGTGGTCGTCGTAGATGTTGTCCCCGAGATGTCTAAggttttcaaaagttctttATCACCACTCAAGATTACGTTCAAGACTAGCAGCGGTGATTTGTATCCCTTAATGTACAAGGTTGGTGACGATCTGCGGCAGGATCAATTGGTAGTTCAAATTATCAGCTTGATGAATGAAATGTTGATGAATGAGAACGTAGACGCGAAACTGCTACCATACCACATTATTGCAACAGGACCTCACGAGGGTGCCATTCAATTCATCCCTAACGACACAATGGCGAATATACTTAGTGTTCATCACGGAATTCTTCCGTTCCTGAAGTCCCACTACCCAGATGACAAGCAAGATCTCGGAGTGCAGAGCTGGGTTATGGACAACTTCGTCAAATCATGCGCTGGCTACTGTGTGATTACTTACCTATTAGGTGTAGGTGACAGACATTTGGACAACTTATTGATAACCCCTGATGGCCACTTCTTTCATGCGGATTTCGGATATATCTTGGGGCAGGATCCCAAGCCATTCCCACCGCTAATGAAACTACCACCACAAATTATAGAAGCATTTGGCGGTGCCCAGTCGCCTAATTACAACAAGTTTAGAAGCTACTGCTTCGTCGTTTACTCAATTTTGAGGCGCAACGCTGGGCTAATACTCAACTTGTTTGATCTGATGAAGACTTCCAATATCCCAGACATACGTATCGATCCTGAAGGCGCAGTcttgaaggtgaaagaaAGATTCAACCTCGACctttcagaagaagaagcgaCAGTATACTTTCAGAATCTGATTAACGATAGTGTCAACGCGCTATTGCCCATTGTCATCGATCATCTGCATAACCTGGCTCAATATTGGCGTGCCTAA
- the CBS2 gene encoding Cbs2p (similar to Saccharomyces cerevisiae CBS2 (YDR197W); ancestral locus Anc_8.405): MTSIPRVYSLVNNPITSLLAYEIAQLPSQPKVPQVVLLLNDMKKLSRFLENDSKLTIQKNNDTDYHHSQFMASHLPPVYSTGEVATIPNAIFSGPHVKGLVQSIQKYKKSLNDRSNVLLVNPPVGVIENLYMNVWQTKESRPNLLIGITARKERSVAVSVNEFHINVKKPKLTLRISPVPKDLFHYNEDLQSDEIRNMRERNDLVKLLESTTENKSGVLSLDLLFYPYGELLLIRLEKLIIESCIEPLAALYGCRYRHELFKIEHAKNLIMDMIKEQVWILRCAYPFLANIPNVKTALDYDRLYSVVLRELEQGGNKFTRMLYEIDQLQGTNISELTGFFMRIANYRKIDCKLNNTITNLVMGKAALARQKTFDYKYL, encoded by the coding sequence ATGACCTCAATACCGCGGGTGTACTCCTTGGTGAATAATCCAATTACTTCGCTGTTAGCGTACGAGATAGCGCAGCTTCCTAGTCAACCTAAAGTTCCACAGGTGGTTCTGCTCTTAAATGATATGAAAAAACTTTCGAGGTTCCTGGAAAACGATTCAAAATTGACGATACAGAAGAATAATGATACCGATTATCACCATTCACAATTCATGGCATCACACCTTCCACCAGTTTATTCGACAGGTGAAGTTGCGACCATCCCAAATGCCATCTTCTCTGGGCCTCATGTGAAGGGATTGGTTCAATCGATCCAAAAATATAAGAAGTCTCTTAATGATCGATCAAATGTACTTCTCGTTAATCCCCCAGTTGGTGTCATAGAGAATCTATACATGAATGTGTGGCAGACAAAGGAATCTCGACCAAACTTGCTGATAGGAATTACGGCTAGGAAAGAACGTAGCGTTGCAGTTAGCGTCAATGAGTTCCATATCAACGTTAAAAAGCCCAAACTAACGCTGCGCATCAGCCCAGTCCCTAAGGATTTATTTCATTACAACGAAGATCTACAGTCCGATGAGATACGAAATATGCGTGAACGTAACGATTTAGTGAAGTTGTTAGAGAGTACCACTGAAAACAAAAGCGGTGTCTTATCGCTGGATCTCCTATTTTATCCTTATGGTGAGTTACTTCTGATACGGCTCGAGAAATTGATCATTGAGAGTTGCATTGAGCCATTAGCGGCACTTTACGGTTGTCGCTATAGGCATGAACTTTTTAAGATAGAGCACGCAAAGAACTTGATTATGGATatgatcaaagaacaagttTGGATTTTGAGGTGCGCATACCCTTTCCTAGCGAACATACCAAATGTTAAGACGGCGCTGGATTACGATAGGCTGTATAGTGTTGTTCTGCGAGAGTTAGAACAAGGTGGCAACAAATTCACTAGAATGCTGTACGAGATAGATCAATTGCAAGGAACAAACATCAGCGAGTTGACCGGCTTTTTCATGCGGATTGCCAATTACAGAAAGATTGACTGTAAGCTGAATAACACTATAACCAACCTGGTCATGGGTAAGGCTGCGTTGGCCCGGCAGAAAACTTTCGATTATAAATACTTGTAG
- the REF2 gene encoding RNA-processing protein REF2 (similar to Saccharomyces cerevisiae REF2 (YDR195W); ancestral locus Anc_8.403), with product MSHPIPQRVDISHALQSSAIEKIRSDIKEFQQVQQLSKSQVALVDKYIESLKAASLQFCKDNEHVEKASDESITAADTQLYNGLKAMYTDYLSQLTTIRTEKGGSKGSETLDYIVEELPYLQPTDRKSYIDNLILGNKYEEQLSRSQVLLEAVVNLCVLDSTVTANLRSYMTLLKKMGFDDESLRRALPEGLMNSQSLTETATVTSKTISRKIPTDRVGTPPLKESEEKSTADDEPKKKISFSKYLKKGDVVINENGKRRLSTPTELEETKKLKNNDNINLSSILKTNGSTKKNSNSIKFVDDSLLVKVYGDGLPDEGLSVSPEKLKKILKPFKEGEPRETVLVEGYQGKACELDTEFDLSPEETDITEIKGGAIPCETLVPLKYRLNFINFSSELSKKPPREPVVIEEPIDSSKKNKGPLIVRAFGKNSLLLRKDRGGLPYRPIPEVVPIDYPSRAP from the coding sequence ATGTCGCACCCTATACCTCAGAGGGTGGACATCTCGCATGCGCTGCAATCGAGTGCAATAGAGAAGATCCGAAGTGATATCAAGGAGTTTCAGCAAGTACAGCAGTTATCAAAGAGCCAAGTTGCTTTGGTGGACAAGTATATtgagtctttgaaagctgcATCGCTGCAGTTTTGTAAGGATAACGAACATGTGGAAAAGGCGAGTGATGAGTCTATTACTGCTGCTGATACGCAGTTGTACAATGGTTTGAAAGCGATGTATACAGACTATTTGTCTCAGCTGACTACCATACGGACCGAGAAGGGTGGTAGTAAAGGGTCAGAAACTCTGGATTATATCGTGGAAGAACTACCGTACCTGCAACCGACGGACCGTAAAAGTTATATTGATAATCTGATACTAGGTAATAAATACGAAGAACAGTTGAGCAGATCCCAGGTGTTACTGGAAGCGGTGGTGAATTTATGTGTGCTAGATTCGACTGTTACGGCTAATTTAAGGTCGTATATgacacttttgaagaagatgggttttgatgatgaatcgTTGAGGAGAGCTCTGCCAGAAGGACTAATGAATTCGCAATCACTTACTGAAACTGCAACAGTAACGAGTAAAACTATTTCGAGGAAGATACCGACTGACAGAGTTGGGACTCCACCGCTGAAAGAGTCTGAGGAGAAGAGCACAGCTGATGACGAAccaaaaaagaagatctcttTTTCTAAATACTTAAAAAAGGGTGATGTGGTAATAAATGAAAATGGTAAGAGGAGATTGTCCACTCCTACAGAGTTAGAAGAGActaagaaattgaagaataatgATAACATTAATTTGAGTTCCATTTTGAAGACCAACGGTAGCacgaagaaaaattcaaacaGCATAAAATTTGTAGATGATTCACTGCTAGTGAAAGTCTATGGTGATGGTCTTCCCGATGAGGGACTCTCTGTCTCACctgaaaagttgaaaaagatttTAAAACCTTTCAAGGAGGGAGAACCACGAGAAACCGTGCTTGTTGAAGGCTACCAGGGCAAAGCCTGCGAGCTCGATACGGAGTTCGATCTCTCGCCAGAGGAGACCGATATCACTGAAATCAAGGGTGGTGCAATCCCATGTGAGACTCTGGTACCTCTAAAATACAGGCTCAATTTCATAAATTTTAGCTCCGAACTCAGCAAGAAACCACCAAGAGAACCGGTCgtcattgaagaaccaaTAGATAGTTCtaagaagaacaaaggaCCCCTCATTGTACGAGCTTTTGGTAAGAACAGCTTGTTATTGAGAAAGGATAGAGGTGGCCTGCCCTACAGACCAATTCCTGAAGTTGTGCCGATAGACTATCCATCAAGAGCACCTTAG
- the CSC1 gene encoding Csc1p (similar to Saccharomyces cerevisiae YLR241W; ancestral locus Anc_8.400), whose product MLTWLMNAIVGSSLEAEDPEVFEDHDFRKPTAQVVSAQLYTASLLGLFAFLSFSVLLKKLPRLYASRKYKEDGNLRLPSWGENTLFGWLAVVYRIRDQQVLEYAGLDAFVFLGFFKMGIKLLAVCSFFSICIISPIRYHFTGRYDDGGDEKSFKIVSELVKRVVGSDGDGKSPETARGYLWMYVLFTYFFTLLAIHLLVSQTRLVVNTRQAYLGKQNTITDRTIRLMGMPIELRETEALKRKIEELNIGKVSSITICREWGPLNRLFKYREKVLRELELKYADCPPDEREREYYSENYRLRREGSPQPDSQAEPDLIQHTDEHENRGLYSQIQLRERPKVRTGAFGIFGPKVDAIEHLEQQLKFIDQEIVEARKKHYSATPTAFVTMDSVANAQMAAQAVLDHRAHYFITKLAPAPHDVKWDNVCLSRKERLTKVYSITAFIGISSLFLIIPVSYLATLLNLKTISRFWPSLGKLLKQNKWAQNIVTGLLPTYLFTLLNVGIPYFYEYLTKCQGLVSYSDEETSLVSKNFFYIFVNLFLVFTLAGTASNYWGYLSDTTKIAYQLATSVKEFSLFYVDLIILQGIGMFPFKLLLVGSMIGFPFVKRKSKTPRQRKDLYNPPIFNFGLQLPQPILILIITLVYSVLSTKILVSGLAYFLIGFYVYKYQLVFATDHLPHSTGKVWPLIFRRVIVGLLLFQLTMAGTLAGFEGGWVLSSWLFPLPIITCSFLWDFQKNYMPLANYIALSSIRENERHNSMISSSPEAGTYEYPHLVSTLEGPILD is encoded by the coding sequence ATGCTTACATGGCTAATGAATGCTATTGTTGGTAGCTCCCTTGAGGCAGAAGATCCAGAGGTGTTTGAGGACCATGATTTCCGCAAGCCCACAGCGCAAGTGGTCAGCGCTCAATTATACACAGCATCACTGTTAGGGTTGTTTGCCTTCTTATCGTTCTCAGTGCTACTGAAGAAGCTCCCTAGGCTTTATGCTAGCCGGAAGTACAAAGAGGATGGTAATTTAAGGCTCCCATCATGGGGTGAAAATACGCTGTTCGGTTGGTTGGCAGTAGTATACCGGATTCGTGATCAACAAGTTTTAGAATACGCTGGCTTGGATGCGTTTGTTTTCCTaggatttttcaagatgGGCATAAAGCTGCTCGCAGTATgcagtttcttctccatttGCATCATTTCACCGATTAGATACCATTTCACTGGAAGATATGATGATGGAGGCGATGAAAAGAGTTTCAAGATCGTGTCAGAACTTGTGAAGAGAGTTGTTGGATCAGATGGAGATGGCAAGTCTCCTGAGACAGCTAGAGGTTATCTTTGGATGTACGTGTTATTCACCTACTTCTTCACTCTACTGGCGATCCACCTGCTTGTCTCACAAACGAGATTGGTAGTGAATACAAGACAAGCTTATCTGGGTAAACAAAACACCATAACTGATAGAACAATAAGACTCATGGGTATGCCAATTGAGCTCCGCGAAACTGAAGCTCTGAAAAGGAAGATAGAAGAGTTAAACATTGGTAAAGTGTCATCGATCACAATTTGCCGAGAGTGGGGTCCTTTGAATAGGTTATTTAAGTACCGCGAAAAGGTTCTCCGTGAActagaattgaaatatgCTGATTGTCCTCCAGATGAGCGCGAACGAGAGTATTACTCTGAGAATTATAGGCTGAGACGAGAGGGAAGTCCTCAACCGGATTCCCAAGCAGAGCCTGATCTGATTCAGCATACGGATGAACATGAGAATAGAGGGCTATATTCACAGATCCAACTCCGGGAAAGACCCAAAGTCAGGACAGGTGCTTTCGGAATTTTTGGTCCAAAAGTTGACGCTATCGAGCACTTGGAACAGCAACTGAAGTTCATCGACCAGGAGATTGTGGAGGCCCGAAAGAAACATTATTCGGCCACCCCAACTGCCTTCGTCACCATGGATTCTGTTGCAAATGCTCAAATGGCTGCTCAAGCTGTGCTGGATCACAGAGCCCATTATTTTATCACGAAATTGGCTCCTGCACCTCATGATGTCAAATGGGACAACGTCTGCTTGTCAAGAAAGGAAAGATTAACTAAGGTGTATTCGATCACAGCTTTTATTGGGATCTCAAGtttgttcttgatcatTCCCGTTTCATATTTGGCTACACTGTTGAATCTCAAGACAATTTCCAGATTTTGGCCTAGTCTTGGGAAGCTACTGAAGCAGAATAAATGGGCTCAAAACATTGTGACGGGTTTACTTCCTACCTATCTGTTCACACTTTTGAATGTTGGTATACCCTATTTCTATGAATATCTGACCAAATGTCAAGGTCTTGTCTCTTACAGTGACGAAGAGACCTCTTTGGTATCCAAGAACTTCTTTTACATATTTGTCAACTTGTTTTTGGTCTTTACTCTGGCCGGTACGGCATCCAATTATTGGGGCTATCTAAGTGATACAACGAAGATCGCATACCAGTTGGCTACTTCGGTGAAAGAATTCTCGTTGTTTTATGTGGACTTGATCATTTTGCAAGGTATCGGTATGTTTCCGTTTAAACTACTATTAGTTGGTAGCATGATAGGATTCCCTTTTGTGAAGAGAAAATCAAAGACCCCAAGGCAAAGGAAAGACCTCTACAACCCACCGATTTTCAACTTCGGTTTACAGCTACCTCAGCCGATTTTgattctcatcatcacaCTGGTATACAGTGTGTTGAGTACTAAGATACTGGTGTCAGGTTTGGCATATTTCCTTATAGGATTTTATGTCTACAAGTATCAGCTGGTGTTCGCCACTGACCACCTTCCTCATTCCACCGGCAAGGTCTGGCCATTGATCTTTCGGAGAGTTATCGTTGGTTTGCTACTGTTCCAGCTGACAATGGCAGGAACACTGGCTGGTTTTGAAGGAGGCTGGGTCCTTTCATCATGGTTGTTCCCGCTGCCGATAATCACCTGTAGTTTCTTGTGGgattttcaaaagaattacATGCCATTAGCCAACTACATCGCCTTAAGCTCAATTAGAGAGAATGAAAGGCATAACTCTatgatctcttcctctccGGAAGCTGGTACATATGAATACCCACATTTAGTGAGCACCTTGGAGGGGCCCATTCTGGATTGA
- the CAB5 gene encoding putative dephospho-CoA kinase (similar to Saccharomyces cerevisiae YDR196C; ancestral locus Anc_8.404), producing the protein MLIIGLTGGIACGKSTVSKRLQERHKIPIIDADQIARDIVEPGQDAYKRIVDYFGDKVTNLKLPDGHLNRGALGKWVFEHPDDLKKLNSITHPAVRYAIFKNILWYYVWGYRMCVLDVPLLYEARLDKFCGMTVTVISDQHQQVERILIRNPGMTEADALNRIKAQMTSEERIERADYVLENTQDLPHLLEQVDSFVRKVKPTLIKTVIEYFPPFGAISAAAIILSKSFLDSHKRKMQ; encoded by the coding sequence ATGCTGATCATTGGTCTCACTGGTGGGATTGCGTGTGGTAAAAGCACGGTGTCAAAGAGGCTTCAGGAAAGGCACAAAATACCGATCATTGATGCAGATCAAATCGCAAGAGATATTGTGGAACCAGGCCAGGATGCATACAAGAGGATTGTGGATTACTTCGGGGACAAAGTCACTAATCTAAAGCTACCAGATGGTCATTTGAATAGAGGAGCGCTGGGAAAGTGGGTATTCGAGCACCctgatgatttgaagaaacttaatTCTATAACCCACCCTGCAGTAAGATATGCAATCTTTAAAAATATCCTCTGGTACTATGTTTGGGGTTATCGAATGTGTGTGTTAGATGTGCCCTTGCTATATGAAGCACGATTGGACAAATTCTGTGGGATGACGGTGACTGTTATTTCTGATCAGCATCAACAGGTGGAGAGAATCCTCATTAGAAATCCGGGAATGACGGAAGCAGATGCTTTAAATAGGATCAAGGCTCAAATGACATCGGAAGAACGTATTGAACGCGCAGATTACGTACTAGAGAATACTCAGGATTTGCCTCATCTTCTCGAGCAAGTTGATTCGTTTGTCAGAAAGGTCAAACcgacattgatcaaaacGGTGATAGAATATTTCCCACCATTTGGCGCTATCAGTGCCGCAGCCATCATATTATCGAAGTCTTTCTTAGATTCTCACAAGAGGAAAATGCAGTGA
- the MSS116 gene encoding ATP-dependent RNA helicase (similar to Saccharomyces cerevisiae MSS116 (YDR194C); ancestral locus Anc_8.402), whose protein sequence is MSLSSVLNVARLPLSRFSVSRNTLSLVSAVRHYQNDRSRGSSRGRGGYKSFDRYSNGGRNRRLFKEEDSDDLKIDDKHFSKLIHYPKEENAEEITLDQLQEEGLLDKTLHKSISRMNFTGLTSVQQKTIKPIVQSEEQDVIARAKTGTGKTFAFLIPIFQHLINTRRDSQYMVKCVIVAPTRDLALQIETEVHKIHEHNYALKKFGCVSLVGGTNFGSAMRKMSSVRPNIVIATPGRLMAVLDQYADRYFKFVDFKILDEADRLLEIGFKEDLESISDTLNEINDKSPDHIRTLLFSATLDDKVQKLASKIMNKDECVFLDTVDKNEPEAHEKIEQSMVISERMAHSIYAAVDHIKQKMVSEPNYKAILFTPTVKFTRFLSAILRRELRSKLPVLEFHGQIDQRRRTNLVNQFKRDKSGLLVCTDVGARGMDFPNVTEVLQIGVPSELANYIHRIGRTARGGQEGSSKIFLCEEEMPFVDTLLRRKKVEIKIKEEYVPTEETVAAFSEEVRDDELLTEAITSLISFYRSALKEYGFHERRLLPEVASTFGLLLNDEQRKIPIHSRNVLERLGFSRSPLASEMFELQGDAIAQPRNSYNDQRRNQFNRRGSSSYQRGGKSFSSDFNDRGRQNNNNYGKKFYERKQGRNPQFADATE, encoded by the coding sequence ATGTCACTGAGTTCGGTACTTAATGTGGCTAGACTGCCATTGTCGCGGTTTTCTGTCTCTCGAAACACTCTTTCGTTGGTGAGTGCCGTGAGGCACTATCAGAACGACAGATCGAGAGGATCTAGCCGCGGTAGAGGTGGCTATAAGAGTTTTGATCGATATAGTAATGGTGGGAGGAATAGGCGCTTGTttaaggaagaagattcggatgatttgaagatagATGATAAACATTTTTCGAAATTGATACACTACcctaaggaagaaaacgctgaagaaattactCTGGAccaattgcaagaagagGGACTTTTGGACAAGACTTTGCATAAGTCTATTTCAAGGATGAATTTCACTGGATTAACCTCTGTGCAACAAAAAACGATTAAGCCGATTGTACAGAGCGAAGAACAAGATGTTATAGCGAGGGCCAAGACTGGTACAGGTAAGACGTTTGCATTTTTGATTccaatctttcaacatttgATCAATACGCGCAGGGATTCGCAGTATATGGTGAAATGTGTCATTGTCGCTCCCACGAGAGATTTGGCATTGCAAATTGAGACTGAAGTGCACAAGATTCATGAGCACAATtatgctttgaaaaaatttggttGTGTTTCTCTTGTTGGTGGTACTAACTTCGGTTCGGCGATGAGAAAAATGTCCTCAGTGAGGCCTAATATCGTGATTGCTACTCCGGGCAGACTGATGGCTGTTTTGGATCAGTACGCGGACAGATACTTCAAGTTTGTGgacttcaaaatcttggaTGAAGCGGACAGATTGTTGGAGATCGGGTTCAAAGAGGACTTGGAGTCAATCTCCGACACTCTGAATGAGATTAATGATAAATCCCCGGATCATATAAGGACTTTGCTGTTCTCGGCTACTTTGGACGATAAAGTGCAAAAGTTGGCCAGTAAGATTATGAACAAGGACGAATGTGTGTTCTTGGACACTGTAGATAAGAACGAGCCAGAAGCACACGAGAAGATCGAGCAATCCATGGTTATTTCGGAGAGGATGGCGCACAGCATCTACGCTGCAGTGGACCATATCAAGCAAAAGATGGTATCCGAACCAAACTACAAGGCGATCCTTTTCACACCAACTGTTAAATTTACCAGATTTTTGTCTGCCATTTTGAGAAGAGAGTTACGCTCAAAGCTTCCAGTATTGGAATTTCATGGACAGATTGAccaaagaaggagaacaAATTTAGTCAACCAGTTCAAGAGAGACAAATCCGGTTTGTTAGTTTGTACCGATGTCGGTGCTCGTGGTATGGATTTCCCAAATGTGACAGAAGTCCTGCAAATTGGTGTGCCTTCCGAGCTTGCAAACTATATCCATAGAATTGGTAGAACTGCTCGTGGCGGGCAAGAAGGttcatcaaagattttCCTGTGCGAGGAGGAAATGCCCTTCGTGGACACGTTGTTGCGTAGAAAGAAAGTTGagatcaagatcaaagaagagtATGTTCCTACTGAGGAGACTGTTGCGGCATTCTCTGAGGAGGTTCGCGATGACGAACTGCTAACTGAAGCTATAACCAGTCTAATCTCTTTCTACAGAtctgctttgaaagaatacgGATTTCACGAAAGAAGGTTGCTACCCGAAGTTGCCTCTACATTTGGTTTGCTGCTGAATGACGAGCAACGCAAGATTCCAATCCACAGTAGGAATGTGTTGGAGAGACTAGGTTTTAGCCGTTCTCCTTTAGCATCAGAGATGTTTGAGCTACAAGGAGATGCCATTGCACAACCAAGGAACAGTTATAACGACCAAAGACGTAATCAATTCAATAGAAGAGGTTCAAGTTCATACCAGAGAGGTGGCAAATCATTTTCGTCTGACTTTAATGACAGAGGAAGACAAAACAATAACAATTATGGCAAGAAATTTTATGAAAGAAAACAAGGTCGAAATCCTCAATTTGCTGATGCGACGGAGTGA